The nucleotide window CCACTCTTTTTCTTTCTAAATTTTTTTATGAAAAACAAATTAAAAATAATTAATTACAAACTAAACTCAAACTATCATATTCATTCTAAACACTTCTTATCTAGTCAAAGTTGTTATGGACTGGAAATCGAGGTGTGAGAGTAAATGGTAGATGACCCAGTTGATCGGTTTCTGGATAATGTAGAAAGTGGTAAATCCATAATAAAAAACCGAAGTGTTTTACATTTTTCCTACCTACCTGATATCATCTTACATAGAAATGAAGAACTGGAAAAGGTAACCCAGTCTTTATCGCCTATTTTGAAGCAGTCAAGACCTTCTAATTTGTTGGTGTATGGCAAGCCAGGAACCGGTAAAACTCTGGTGGTCAAAAAAATCCTAAACAAAATACAACAACGAGTTGAAAAGTCGAAATTTCCGATCAAACTGATCTATTCTAATGCCAAGGAAGAGACCACACTCTATGGCTTGCTTGTAAGCATTGGAAGGCAATTGGACTTGGATGAGGACGAATTACCCCCAACAGGCCTTGCTACATCAGAGGTCTTCAAACGACTACTAAAAAGAATAGAGCAAAACCAATACAACATCATTTTGGTTGTAGATGAAATCGACTATCTGGCTCACTTGGTATCAAAGACAGGCAAAGACATCCTATACCAACTGACTAGAGCAAATGAGCGCCTAAAAAAAGGCTCTATGACACTACTTGGCATATCAAACGATCTTACCTTCAAGGAAAGACTAGACCCCAGGGTAATCAGCTCATTATCTGAAGAAGAGATTGTCTTTACCAACTATTCAGTGGATCAGCTAAAAGAGATACTAAGGGACAGAATCAAGGATGCCTTTTTGGAGGGTGTAGTCGAGGACTCGGCGCTAAACCTTTGTGCAGCAATGGCAGGACGCGAGCATGGCGATGCCAGGCGTGCGATCGATTTACTCCGAGTGGCAAGTGAGATAGCGGAACGAGCACAGTCTGATACAGTCAAAGAAGAACACATCCGAACAGCCTCTACAAAAATGGAAGAAGACAAGGAAACAACAGCACTCAGATCCTACCCCTTACACGAAAAACTCCTAATCATTGCGGTAATGAAGGCATCCGGATTATCTACTGGTGAGATCTATTCAGCATACAAAACCCTCTGCAAGGCAATCCGCCAAAAAGAACTCACACAAAGAAGGGTAACACAGATGCTCTCTGAAATTGAAATGTCCGGCATTATTTCCGGCAAGATAATCCACCAAGGAATTCATGGTAGGACAAAAAAATTCACACTAACGATTTCACCTGAAATAGTAAAGGATACGTTTAGCTCAGAAGCTACGCTGGAAGACGTTATTTAGTAAAGTCCTTGGTGTAGACCTTAAAGGTCTTCAAGTTCACCAAGACCGCAACTGCCGGAGTCGGCGTAATTCCAACACCTGACTGGAATGGTGTTTGTGATTGCCATGCACCTGAATTCAAAATTAGGATGTTTTTGTATAGGTCCAAATCCACCACATGGACGTGGCCTGCATGGAAGATATCGGGTACCTCATCAATTACCATATAATCTTCTAGTTCTGGCGCAAGTGGGCTGTTTGCCCCATAAATTGGGCTCAAATGCCTCGCCTTTAGCAAATACTGCATGACCTTTGCAGGCTTGTCGTAGCTGAGTCCAGGCGTGGTCTTGACAATGTCATCCACTGACTGGCCATGGAAAATCAATACCTTGACGCTATTGAGTGATATTATAGCCGGGTTGCCTATCATGAAAAAGTTCTTTCTACCCCATAGGTCTGGGCAGTATTTTGCTGGAATTGCCGGCTGGGGAAGTGCTCTTCTTCCTGGGTCATGGTTGCCGGGTGCGATAAAGACCTTGATGTGCTTTGGTATTTTGTCTAGGATGTCATAGAGCAGCTTTAGCTGGTCTGCCGTGTTTAGTGCAACTAACTCCTTATCCTGATTTGGGTATATTCCAATTCCATCCACCACATCGCCGCCCAAAATGACAAACTTGACCCGCTTTGCTATTGGGTCTGGGCTGGAAAGCCAGGCTATCATGTCTGTGAATTCTTTTTCCATGAAATATTTAGAGCCGGCATGTAGATCCGAGACAAAAACGGCATAGGCCTCAGTCTTTGAGCGGTTTGCGGCATGATCCGGAATGTCCGGCAAAATAATATCTTTAACAATAAAGCCACCGTTTTTACTGGCGACGATTTTCTCCATAACAAACTGGTCCATCAATAATCCGGAGGCGGTCTTTTGTAGCTCCTCATCAATTACAATGGTTTCTATGATTCCTGTTTGGTCGTCCAGTGTTATTTTTGTGACATTCCTGTCGGTTCGCCTGTCTGTGACCAAACCACACACATAGACCTCATCTTTTGATTTGGTGGCAAGCACGGCGGAAACCGTTTTTATCATTTTTGCCTCTGGGCGATTTGACATTATTCGCTTGAGCTTGTTGAATCTGCTTGTAAACAGGGCAGTAAAGCCCTGAACTCCCTCGGCTGATGCGATGTAAGGAGTCGGGTCATAGATGATTTCATGATCATCCTCTATGAATTCGTCCTCTTTTATGCCTAGGAAGGACTCGAGGTCTTTTTGTGAAATCAGGTATAGTTGTTGGCGTTCCTTTTCCTTTACGATTTGCTTTATGATCCTCTCCAACTCCTTTACGTCGATTTGCTCTAGAATTTTTAGCGCATCTGGATGGATCTGAAAGCCCTTGTTAATTACAAAATTTAATGCAGCACCGATATCACTAATCATAAACAAGGTAACATCAGATGACGTTTTAATTAACTCTGCTTCAGATCAACAAACTCTTATTCACCGCCAAAAAACTTGATTCTAAATGAAAAAGCGAATCATACTTTTCTTTGTCTTTTTAGGTGTATTTTCTGCAGCATT belongs to Candidatus Nitrosotenuis cloacae and includes:
- a CDS encoding Cdc6/Cdc18 family protein, encoding MVDDPVDRFLDNVESGKSIIKNRSVLHFSYLPDIILHRNEELEKVTQSLSPILKQSRPSNLLVYGKPGTGKTLVVKKILNKIQQRVEKSKFPIKLIYSNAKEETTLYGLLVSIGRQLDLDEDELPPTGLATSEVFKRLLKRIEQNQYNIILVVDEIDYLAHLVSKTGKDILYQLTRANERLKKGSMTLLGISNDLTFKERLDPRVISSLSEEEIVFTNYSVDQLKEILRDRIKDAFLEGVVEDSALNLCAAMAGREHGDARRAIDLLRVASEIAERAQSDTVKEEHIRTASTKMEEDKETTALRSYPLHEKLLIIAVMKASGLSTGEIYSAYKTLCKAIRQKELTQRRVTQMLSEIEMSGIISGKIIHQGIHGRTKKFTLTISPEIVKDTFSSEATLEDVI
- a CDS encoding DNA-directed DNA polymerase II small subunit; the encoded protein is MISDIGAALNFVINKGFQIHPDALKILEQIDVKELERIIKQIVKEKERQQLYLISQKDLESFLGIKEDEFIEDDHEIIYDPTPYIASAEGVQGFTALFTSRFNKLKRIMSNRPEAKMIKTVSAVLATKSKDEVYVCGLVTDRRTDRNVTKITLDDQTGIIETIVIDEELQKTASGLLMDQFVMEKIVASKNGGFIVKDIILPDIPDHAANRSKTEAYAVFVSDLHAGSKYFMEKEFTDMIAWLSSPDPIAKRVKFVILGGDVVDGIGIYPNQDKELVALNTADQLKLLYDILDKIPKHIKVFIAPGNHDPGRRALPQPAIPAKYCPDLWGRKNFFMIGNPAIISLNSVKVLIFHGQSVDDIVKTTPGLSYDKPAKVMQYLLKARHLSPIYGANSPLAPELEDYMVIDEVPDIFHAGHVHVVDLDLYKNILILNSGAWQSQTPFQSGVGITPTPAVAVLVNLKTFKVYTKDFTK